One segment of Panicum virgatum strain AP13 chromosome 1K, P.virgatum_v5, whole genome shotgun sequence DNA contains the following:
- the LOC120645605 gene encoding uncharacterized protein LOC120645605 gives MALPALSLSRSPSSSVSSSPVDRCPRSTSTFRRFGSSFAYKPAAGICSASQAIELLPSLCPEIVVRDAQLEDCWEVTDTHCSSFFPDYKFPLDLVLRIDRYIALLSGFSVPPGCMRTCLVAVNSNSVNNSFSIERGDPRDAGAGFQKYNLNRGSIAGILTIDTVADYLPRRGPLKQRRTGIAYIANVAVRKEERRKGTAKMLVQEAEVRAKSWGCRTMALHCDVNNIAALQLYKNQGFKCIRVPEGAKWPEPKIAKGVQFSFMMKLVPKI, from the exons ATGGCTTTGCCGGCGCTGAGCCTGTCTCGCTCCCCGTCGTCCTCCGTCTCCTCGTCACCTGTCGATCGTTGTCCCCGATCTACCTCTACCTTTCGGCGCTTCGGTTCGTCCTTCGCCTACAAACCTGCCGCAG GAATTTGCTCTGCTAGCCAGGCAATTGAATTGCTGCCTTCGTTGTGCCCTGAAATTGTTGTCCGAGATGCACAGCTCGAGGATTGTTGGGAAGTAACTGACACTCATTGCAGCTCTTTCTTTCCGGATTACAAGTTCCCATTGGACCTTGTTCTACGGATTGATCGTTACATTGCTCTTCTATCTGGATTTTCAGTTCCACCCGGGTGCATGAGGACTTGCCTTGTCGCAGTCAATTCTAATTCTGTAAATAATAGCTTCAGCATCGAGCGTGGAGATCCTCGAGATGCCGGAGCCGGATTTCAGAAATACAATCTCAATAGGGGCTCCATAGCTGGCATTCTTACAATTGACACAGTGGCAGACTATCTTCCGAGAAGGGGACCCCTGAAGCAGAGAAG AACAGGTATTGCTTATATAGCAAATGTCGCGGTGCGAAAGGAGGAACGTCGGAAAGGGACTGCTAAAATGTTGGTCCAAGAAGCAGAGGTGCGAGCAAAGAGTTGGGGATGCCGGACCATGGCATTGCATTGCGATGTAAACAACATAGCTGCCCTGCAGCTTTACAAAAATCAAGGTTTCAAATGCATCCGTGTACCAGAAGGAGCTAAATGGCCAGAACCTAAGATTGCTAAAGGAGTGCAATTCAGCTTCATGATGAAGCTGGTGCCTAAGATTTGA